In Carya illinoinensis cultivar Pawnee chromosome 6, C.illinoinensisPawnee_v1, whole genome shotgun sequence, a single genomic region encodes these proteins:
- the LOC122313889 gene encoding probable glucan 1,3-beta-glucosidase A, giving the protein MHLSILIIYMMIYSKGIDNKKQMAINSRILLLGIVFLFCKVSLSHGRTNPSFRVKAVNLGGWLVTEGWIKPSLFDGIPNKDFLDGTGLQFKSVTTGKYLCAETGGGTIIVANRSAASGWETFKLWRINEKTFNFRVFNKQFVGLDTSGNGIDVVAVASTPGKSETFEIVRKPLNSSHVRIKAPNGFFLQAKTETLVTADFAGNSNWGENDPSVFVITNTGGLQGEFQITNGYGPEKAPQVMKEHWSTYIVEDDFKFISQNGLNAVRIPVGWWIASDPTPPHPYVCGSLKALDNAFAWAQKYGVNIIIDLHAAPGSQNGWEHSSTRDGSQEWGKTDENIQQTVAVIDYLTARYAKSPSLYAVELINEPLAPGASLEMVNKYYKAGYDAVRKHSSTAYVVMSNRLGQIDARELFPLASGLMGSVIDVHYYYLFSTVQQNIDYVYINRTQELTYVTTSNGPLTFIGEWVAEWQVQGASKEDYQRYAKAQLDVFERATFGWAYWTLKNVNNHWSLEWMIKNCYINL; this is encoded by the exons ATGCACTTGTCAatccttattatatatatgatgatatACTCGAAGGGGATCgataacaagaaacaaatggCGATCAATTCAAGAATATTGCTACTTGgcatagtttttcttttctgtaaGGTATCTTTATCTCATGGGAGGACAAATCCCAGCTTTCGAGTAAAAGCTGTTAATCTGGGAGGTTGGCTGGTTACTGAAGGATGGATTAAACCTTCTCTCTTTGATGGCATCCCCAACAAGGACTTCTtg GATGGAACTGGACTTCAGTTCAAATCGGTTACAACTGGGAAATATCTTTGCGCTGAAACTGGAGGAGGAACCATCATAGTTGCAAACAGAAGTGCTGCTTCAGGATGGGAGACATTCAAA CTATGGAGGATCAACGAGAAAACTTTCAATTTCAGAGTCTTTAATAAGCAGTTCGTGGGGCTAGACACCAGTGGAAATGGGATAGATGTGGTAGCCGTTGCGAGCACGCCTGGAAAATCGGAGACATTTGAGATTGTTAGAAAACCTCTTAATTCCAGCCATGTGAGAATCAAAGCGCCCAATGGATTCTTCCTGCAG GCAAAGACAGAGACGCTGGTGACTGCAGATTTTGCAGGGAATAGCAACTGGGGAGAGAACGATCCCTCAGTCTTTGTGATAACAAACACAGGAGGGTTGCAGGGCGAGTTTCAAATAACCAATGGCTATGGACCAGAGAAAGCCCCACAAGTCATGAAG GAGCATTGGAGCACGTACATAGTGGAAGATGACTTCAAGTTCATATCACAAAATGGACTAAACGCAGTTAGAATTCCGGTTGGTTGGTGGATAGCAAGCGATCCGACTCCTCCACATCCCTATGTCTGTGGTTCCTTGAAAGCTCTAGACAATGCCTTCGCCTGGGCTCA GAAATATGGAGTGAACATTATAATTGATCTACATGCAGCACCTGGCTCCCAAAATGGTTGGGAACATAGCTCCACCAGAGATGGCTCTCAGGAATGGGGAAAAACAGATGAGAATATTCAACAGACAGTTGCTGTCATAGACTACCTAACTGCAAG GTATGCAAAGAGCCCAAGCCTTTATGCAGTTGAACTGATCAATGAGCCTCTGGCACCAGGAGCATCCCTAGAGATGGTAAACAAGTACTACAAGGCTGGTTATGATGCTGTCCGCAAGCACTCCTCCACGGCTTATGTGGTCATGTCTAATCGGCTAGGGCAAATTGACGCGAGGGAGCTGTTCCCTCTAGCCAGTGGCTTAATGGGCTCGGTCATTGATGTGCACTATTACTACCTCTTCTCCACTGTCCAGCAGAACATTGATTACGTCTACATCAACAGGACCCAGGAGCTCACTTATGTCACAACCTCAAATGGTCCACTTACTTTTATTG gTGAATGGGTAGCTGAGTGGCAAGTTCAGGGAGCATCAAAAGAGGATTACCAAAGATACGCCAAGGCCCAGCTTGATGTCTTTGAAAGAGCAACATTTGGGTGGGCTTACTGGACTCTTAAAAACGTGAATAACCATTGGAGTTTGGAGTGGATGATCAAGAATTGTTACATCAATCTTTAG